The Natrinema pellirubrum DSM 15624 region TTGACGCCGTGGCTCGTCGGTGTAGCGTCGGAAAGGATTATGCGTGGGTGATGTCCACGAAGGGAAATCACCTGCATCGGTTTGGGGTGGAGCTCAGCCACCTGTGCGATGCGTGGGACCGGATTCGAACCGGCGGACCCCTACGGGACAGCGCCCTCAACGCTGCGCCGTTGGCCTGGCTTGGCTACCCACGCTCGCGGTCTCTGTCTGCACTCAATGGTATCCAGTGTGATTATAAAAGCCCTTTCCTTTGGATCGGCGACTGCGGCCGGATCACACGTGGACGACGGTCCCGCGTGACAGGTTCGCGGACTACTCGTCCGACCGAGACGCCATGGGCGCGAACACGTGCGGCATATTCTTGCCGCGCCCCGCGAGACACAAAGGTTTCAACGCTCGAGCGAAATCTCAGATCGATGCAGTCGGGACGAACACGCGCGCTCGCAGGTGCTGTCGTGGCCAGCGGCATGGTCGCAGCGGGTCTGCTCGTCTCGCCGTCGACGGCAATCGGGGCCGTCGACTCGCTCGCCGCCGATCCGCTTTCCTTCGGCTTCGTCGTCGCCGGGCTCTATCTCGTGCGGCCCCTGCTCGCGTGGCCGACCACGCCGCTCGCGGCCGTCGTCGGCTACGGGTACGGCGTCGCCGTCGGCGTTCCGATCGCACTCGCAGGCGTTGTCGTCACCGTCCTGCCGATCTTTGTCGCCGTCGGCTGGCTCGCTGGCGACGAGTCGACCGAGGATGTCCCCACGACGTCGAACGGGTGGGACGAGGGCGGACTCCTCGAGCGTACCGGCGACGCCGTCGATCGTTACTACGAGACCGCGGGGCCGCTTCGGGGCGTCGTCGCCTCGCGGCTGGCCCCGATCCCGTCGGACGTCGCGACGTGTGCCGCGGCAGTCAGCGACGTTTCGCTCCGGTGGTTCCTCGTGGGCACGGCGGTCGGCGAACTCCCATGGACGATCGCTGCGGTCGTCGTCGGAGCCTCCGCGGCGACGGCGACAGCGGGCGGGATCGGCGACGCCGGGCTGGCAGTGTCGCTGGCCGGCCTTCTCGCGGCCTGTCTCTTGCTCGCCGGGCCCGCCTACCGCACGCTCCGATCGCGAGACCCGCTCCGAACGGGAAACGGCCAGTCGACGGACAACTGATCGAACGGCCCACTGCTACTCGTCGCTCCTCGCTCTCGAGTCCATCGACCAGCGACTCGCTCATCGCCGGGAGTTGCGTCTCGAGTCTGGCGTTCGGCTCGAAATACCGAGAACGGATCAGCGGAAGGGGTCGCTACAGTCGATGATGACCCCGTGGTGGGGACAAACGTACTTGCAGTGGCGCTTGTACATCGGGGCTTCGCAGTGGGGACACCGCGGCGCGCCGGCTCCGTCGCTCGAGGCTGCCGTCTCCCTACCATCGACGGAGCCGTCCCCAGCGTCGGCAGTCATACGACGCCGTTCGCGCCGGCCGGTGCTAAGTGTGGTGTTTGCGGTGACGCTCCCGGCCGCTGTCCCGAAAAAACGACCGCGAAAACGGAACCGATCCCTCAGTTAGCGCTCAGCACTCGCTCCAGCCACAGGACTCGCAGGTCTTGCAGCCTTCGGAGAAGTACAGCGACATCGAACCGCAGTCGGGACACTCCGGCGACTCGCCGGCCTCGATGAGGTCCTGGGTCGTGTCGTCGGCGTCCGCGGACGCGGCGGCCGCCCCGCCGTCGGTCTTCGGCCCGTCGTAGACCTCGGCGTCGGCCGACTCCTCAAGGGTCTGCTGTTTCGGATACGGCTTGTCGATCTCACCCTCGAGGTACCGGCGCATCGCAGTGCCGATGGCGTCGGGGATGGACTGGATCTGTTCGCCCTTGTCCCAGGCGACTTTCGGCGACCGGGTCCCACAGAGTTCGTCGACGATCTCCTCGGGGTCGACACCGGAGCGCAGCGAGGTCGAGATGACCTTCGCCAGCGCCTCGGTGAAGGAGTTGGTGAAGCCGCCCGAATGGCCGATGTTGGCGAACAGCTCGAACGGCTGACCGGTCTCGGGATCTTCGTTGATCGTCACGTAGATCTTCCCGTAGCCGGTGTCGATACGCTGGCTGACACCCTGCAGGGCGTCGGGCCGCTCGCGCTTCTCGGTGAAGTCGACCTGGACGGGCTCGCCGTCCTCGTCGAGGAGTCCGCCGACGTCCGCCTCGAGGACGTCCTGGACTTCCTCGCTCTCGAGGAACGCCGTTAGGCCGCCGAAGATCTCGTCGATCTGCTCGACGAGGGCCTGTGCGGCCTCGGTCTCGTCGGCGAAGTCGGCGTTGTCAGCGCGGGTGGTCAGCACCTGCTTGCTGCGGGTGCCGTCGCGGTAGTAGGTGACGCCCTTGCCGCCGTGTTCGTAGATGTACTCGAACACGTCCTTGGCGTCCTCGAGCGTGGAGTCGTTTGGCGCGTTGACCGTCTTCGAGATCGCGGAGTCGACGCCTTCCTGACAGGCGACCTGGACGCCGGCGTGTTCCTTCGCCGAGAGATCGCCGGTCGTGACGAACAGTTCGCCGATGGCGTCGGGCACTGTCGAGAGTCCCTCGACCCCGTCGAACTGGTTGGTGGCCATCTGCTCTTTGGCCTCTTCTTTGACCGCGTCGACGTCGATGTCGTTGTCCTCGAGAACGCGGAGGAAGTAATCGTCGAACTCGACGAGCATCTCGTCGCCCTGGACGTCGTCGGAGACGTTCTTGTAGTAGGCGACGTTGTAGATCGGCTCACAGCCGCCGGTGGTGTTGCCGACCATCGAGGTCGTGCCGGTCGGTGCGATGGTCGTCGTGTTGTGGTTCCGGATGGCGAACCCGTCTTCCCAGTCGTCGGCGTCGAGACCGGTCTGCTTCTCGAACCACTCGCGGTACTCGGTCGGGTTCGCGTACTTCGATTTGTCCCACTCGTCGAAGCTGCCCCGTTCTTCGGCGAGTTCGTGGGAGGTCCACTTCGAGGTGT contains the following coding sequences:
- a CDS encoding TVP38/TMEM64 family protein, with product MQSGRTRALAGAVVASGMVAAGLLVSPSTAIGAVDSLAADPLSFGFVVAGLYLVRPLLAWPTTPLAAVVGYGYGVAVGVPIALAGVVVTVLPIFVAVGWLAGDESTEDVPTTSNGWDEGGLLERTGDAVDRYYETAGPLRGVVASRLAPIPSDVATCAAAVSDVSLRWFLVGTAVGELPWTIAAVVVGASAATATAGGIGDAGLAVSLAGLLAACLLLAGPAYRTLRSRDPLRTGNGQSTDN
- a CDS encoding HVO_2523 family zinc finger protein codes for the protein MTADAGDGSVDGRETAASSDGAGAPRCPHCEAPMYKRHCKYVCPHHGVIIDCSDPFR